In a genomic window of Desulfovibrio inopinatus DSM 10711:
- a CDS encoding rhodanese-like domain-containing protein, producing the protein MNSLAPVLLLVLVGIVVVKFLKPSLPEGYENLSAEEAHARLEEIPGVAILDVRTPTEFAEGHIAQARNIDIYSSDFTSRLSKLNTSPSYLVYCRSGNRSVSALKRMKSLGFERVWNLSGGVSAWKGSGFTLVQ; encoded by the coding sequence ATGAATTCTCTTGCTCCTGTTCTTCTTCTCGTTTTGGTTGGAATTGTTGTCGTGAAGTTTCTTAAACCGTCTCTCCCAGAAGGATATGAAAACTTGTCGGCTGAAGAGGCACACGCACGGCTTGAGGAAATTCCAGGTGTTGCCATTCTGGATGTCCGCACCCCAACTGAGTTCGCAGAGGGACATATCGCACAAGCACGTAATATAGATATTTACAGCAGTGACTTCACCAGCCGTCTCAGCAAACTCAACACGAGCCCTTCGTATCTTGTGTATTGTCGTTCGGGAAACCGAAGTGTATCGGCATTGAAACGTATGAAAAGTCTGGGTTTTGAACGAGTATGGAATCTTTCCGGCGGAGTTTCTGCATGGAAAGGGAGTGGCTTTACTCTTGTTCAATAG
- a CDS encoding ATP-binding protein gives MRLPTAKYSSTLIGVILVFSSVLFLLVQNALTERRHLIEIARNNSENQAQLLAEHASSQLLAADTILQAITQQRDVANYLSSKEYGPLRNLLSVKSALLPQVYSLFIVNAQGRQCALVGRPTSPRDETEWFLTFRKHRDTWMPFVIGSLRTSSENGTISLSRSIEDANGVFLGVAFMIIDTNFFYQRYRDLNNDAMDLITLYTGQGYIVSRWGNTEILQHAHIGDPVNATSLFATLNTKTLLSGGVHSFMSSSAIGATCQLSRFPLYIGVAFSRSNLLHSWQTTLIYTAIFFITLCAIVGALFHYGQRESLRRKKAQSELEIIKEREQLYHSMFMDQSSVQMLINPETACIHDANNAAEYFYGQSRERLIATPLSNIDIEDEVNINQFLHLALSKEQTNFQSRHRILDDNIANVEIYTSIIYLDNSPYIYALIHDVTAQKEAENKLIESKEAAEVANKTKSEFLATMSHEIRTPLNGIMGMLQLLKTEINNEEQQEYINVAMNSSKGLLTLINDILDLSRIEAGKIHLQESPFNVTEVIEPMIRIFERDAKKKKLLFDYTLDPNLPRQIIGDEARLRQIIFNLVGNAIRYTESGSVHLFVSRLQHHVDNETFILYITVSDTGIGISDETLSRVFDVFTQADGSFTRKYGGTGLGLAIVKRLTQMMHGSVSIHSEQGIGTEVHATIQMRVSKPEDMPLPLQDSFFSKTADTTQNDQLHVLLVEDDDISLNIASLFLKRFGVTCQTASNGYDALEVLKKSSFDAIFMDIQLPGMDGVEATRRIRNGEAGEKYRNIPIVAMTAHAMTAEKKSFLDAGMNAHLAKPILFEDLIDLVRDLFPHATLKTSV, from the coding sequence ATGCGGCTTCCCACAGCTAAATACTCATCCACCCTCATTGGAGTAATCCTCGTTTTTTCTTCGGTTCTTTTTCTTCTTGTACAAAATGCATTAACTGAACGTCGCCATCTTATCGAAATCGCAAGAAATAATTCCGAAAACCAAGCACAACTGCTCGCAGAACACGCGTCGAGTCAATTACTTGCTGCTGACACGATCCTTCAAGCAATCACGCAACAACGTGATGTTGCAAACTATCTTTCATCAAAAGAGTATGGGCCACTTCGTAATCTTCTCTCCGTAAAATCTGCACTCCTCCCACAAGTCTACAGTCTGTTCATTGTCAATGCTCAAGGACGGCAATGCGCTTTGGTTGGAAGACCAACTTCTCCACGCGACGAGACAGAATGGTTTCTGACTTTTCGAAAACATCGTGACACATGGATGCCATTTGTCATTGGCAGTCTGCGTACATCGTCGGAGAATGGAACTATCTCGCTGAGCCGAAGCATTGAAGACGCCAACGGTGTCTTTCTCGGTGTCGCGTTTATGATCATCGATACCAATTTTTTTTATCAACGCTATCGAGATCTCAATAACGACGCCATGGACCTCATTACATTGTATACAGGACAAGGGTACATTGTCTCTCGATGGGGAAACACGGAGATACTCCAACACGCCCATATCGGTGACCCCGTAAATGCCACCTCTCTCTTTGCCACACTGAACACCAAGACCCTCTTATCCGGAGGGGTGCATTCCTTTATGTCCTCCAGTGCCATTGGAGCAACATGCCAACTCTCACGATTTCCATTGTATATTGGTGTCGCGTTTTCTCGGTCTAACCTTCTTCATTCCTGGCAAACCACACTTATTTATACTGCAATTTTTTTCATCACGCTCTGTGCCATTGTTGGTGCCCTTTTCCATTATGGCCAACGAGAATCACTTCGTCGCAAAAAAGCGCAGTCTGAACTTGAAATTATTAAAGAACGTGAACAACTGTACCATTCAATGTTTATGGATCAATCTTCTGTACAGATGCTCATCAATCCAGAAACAGCCTGCATTCATGATGCGAATAACGCAGCAGAATACTTCTATGGTCAATCTCGCGAGAGACTCATCGCTACACCACTTTCGAATATCGATATTGAAGATGAAGTGAATATAAATCAATTCCTACACCTTGCGTTAAGTAAGGAGCAAACCAATTTCCAAAGCCGACATCGTATTCTAGATGACAATATTGCTAATGTTGAAATATATACATCTATAATATACCTCGATAACTCTCCATACATCTATGCACTTATTCATGACGTTACTGCACAAAAAGAAGCTGAGAATAAACTCATTGAATCGAAAGAAGCTGCTGAAGTGGCCAATAAAACCAAAAGTGAATTCCTTGCTACGATGAGTCATGAAATTCGCACGCCACTCAATGGGATTATGGGGATGCTGCAATTATTAAAAACTGAAATAAATAACGAGGAACAACAAGAATATATAAATGTTGCCATGAATTCTAGTAAAGGCCTGCTCACTTTAATCAACGATATACTCGACTTGTCGCGCATTGAAGCAGGTAAAATCCATTTGCAGGAATCTCCGTTCAACGTAACGGAAGTCATTGAACCCATGATCCGAATATTTGAACGGGATGCAAAGAAGAAAAAACTTCTGTTCGATTATACTCTTGATCCAAATTTACCTCGCCAAATCATTGGGGACGAGGCCAGGTTACGCCAAATCATTTTCAACTTAGTCGGTAATGCTATCCGGTACACAGAGTCAGGATCAGTACATCTTTTCGTTAGCAGACTGCAGCACCATGTCGACAATGAAACCTTCATTCTCTATATCACTGTCTCCGATACAGGAATTGGTATTTCTGACGAAACACTCTCACGAGTCTTTGACGTTTTTACGCAGGCGGACGGTTCTTTTACAAGAAAATATGGAGGAACGGGACTTGGTCTTGCCATTGTTAAACGACTCACCCAGATGATGCATGGCAGCGTATCAATCCATTCAGAACAAGGTATTGGAACCGAGGTCCACGCAACAATACAAATGCGGGTATCCAAGCCGGAAGATATGCCGCTCCCACTGCAGGATTCATTTTTTTCAAAAACAGCAGACACAACGCAAAATGATCAACTTCATGTCTTGCTTGTCGAAGATGACGATATTTCTCTCAATATTGCGTCACTTTTTTTAAAACGATTCGGTGTCACGTGCCAAACAGCATCAAATGGTTACGATGCACTTGAAGTTCTCAAAAAATCATCTTTTGACGCCATATTTATGGATATACAACTCCCCGGCATGGATGGGGTGGAGGCGACTCGACGTATTCGAAACGGAGAAGCTGGTGAGAAGTATCGCAATATTCCCATCGTTGCCATGACTGCCCATGCTATGACCGCCGAAAAAAAATCATTTCTTGATGCCGGTATGAATGCACACTTGGCCAAGCCTATCTTGTTTGAAGATTTAATCGATCTTGTACGCGACCTTTTTCCTCATGCAACGCTCAAGACATCTGTATAA
- the dctP gene encoding TRAP transporter substrate-binding protein DctP: protein MPHCVLISFQAAIFIILLCLPRIGLSQVLLPTLRISVENAPTHVQTMAVRRFAEELTTRLEGVLDVKFSDSAQLYRDRDVFTALREGKLEMAVPGTWQVARFESNISLFLLPEFYGRSANATYKVLQSSVGKELNTRIEQALGVVIVGTWLDLGYANLFSTNKKITSLHDIQGMRIRVAGGRANELRLQAAGAETLTIPWPDFPLWLGKREVDGVLTTYETIRSAKLWEKGLAFAYEDKEYFPQYIPIINRRFWSKLPQNVRETIIECWENAAEWEHGAAVHAQQEARNTLKRNGIAIVTPSQEELTSARTFLLKYQDDIVKKLGLDQNLVMRSIELLHE, encoded by the coding sequence ATGCCTCATTGCGTGCTCATCTCCTTTCAAGCGGCCATATTCATCATCCTCCTTTGCCTTCCTCGCATTGGATTGAGCCAAGTCCTTTTGCCAACACTACGAATTTCTGTCGAAAATGCGCCAACCCATGTTCAAACTATGGCTGTACGTCGTTTCGCAGAGGAATTGACAACGCGCTTAGAGGGAGTGCTTGATGTAAAATTCTCTGATTCTGCTCAGTTATATAGGGATAGAGATGTCTTTACAGCGCTTCGTGAAGGAAAACTGGAAATGGCTGTTCCAGGCACATGGCAGGTTGCCCGTTTCGAATCCAACATAAGCCTTTTTCTCTTACCTGAATTCTATGGTCGCAGTGCCAATGCAACATATAAAGTGCTACAAAGTTCTGTTGGCAAAGAACTCAATACACGCATCGAACAAGCTCTTGGCGTTGTTATCGTTGGGACGTGGCTTGATCTCGGGTATGCAAACCTCTTTAGCACCAATAAAAAAATTACATCGCTTCACGATATTCAGGGCATGAGAATTCGTGTGGCCGGAGGTCGTGCCAATGAGTTGCGTTTGCAGGCCGCAGGCGCTGAAACGTTGACCATCCCTTGGCCGGATTTCCCATTATGGCTTGGAAAACGAGAGGTTGATGGAGTTTTAACCACCTACGAAACTATTCGAAGCGCCAAACTCTGGGAAAAGGGACTCGCATTTGCATATGAAGATAAAGAGTATTTCCCACAATATATCCCAATCATCAACAGGCGGTTCTGGTCCAAACTTCCGCAGAACGTCCGTGAAACCATTATCGAATGCTGGGAAAACGCGGCGGAATGGGAACATGGAGCTGCCGTCCATGCACAACAAGAAGCTCGCAACACCCTGAAACGGAACGGTATCGCAATCGTGACGCCTTCACAGGAAGAACTCACTTCAGCTCGGACATTCCTCCTGAAATACCAAGATGACATAGTCAAGAAACTCGGTCTCGATCAAAACCTTGTCATGCGATCCATTGAACTGCTCCACGAATAA
- a CDS encoding sensor histidine kinase, whose translation MWSDNKYSRLRWKIIGGTMAFSLIPLLVAGFFATHTFQRAFNATVTKNLETMVGDKRRALDMFLEERVAQLKTLLMTHSPEELGDKASLEKLFNAMQSSSESFVDVGFIGQEGHHLAYVGPYNLENVNYSGTMWFQQTLLKGIYISNVFLGYRKFPHFVIAVSQLENGKTWILRATIDSDVFDRLVRAVQVGKRGDAFLLDSENRLQTASRFQGKVLGLSSLPPAMPFHGIHIDTAMVDGSPMFIGTAWLESVRWRLVILEDPAEEMSALFRTRSLLWLVGLVGMLVIATGATIMAKSIVSKLIESDSEKAALDASLMQSSKMAALGKLAAGVAHEINNPLALIREGAGWLKDLLAEESSEAMLNYEEFDRSLDLIELHVDRARDVTHRMLGFGRRMEPAQEHVDLNSLVDQTIRFLQQEAIHRNIAIHTDFAQDLPRLTTDPNQLQQVILNIADNALDAVGRDGEIHLKSGVLPSNTEIFLEVKDSGPGMSKAVLEHLFEPFYTTKVVGEGTGLGLSICFTIMEKLGGRIEVDSTVGQGSTFTLILPLARL comes from the coding sequence ATGTGGAGCGATAACAAATATTCCAGACTGCGCTGGAAAATAATCGGCGGGACAATGGCCTTCTCGCTCATTCCTTTGCTCGTTGCGGGTTTTTTCGCCACCCATACCTTTCAACGTGCGTTCAATGCAACAGTGACCAAGAATCTGGAAACAATGGTTGGAGACAAGCGCAGGGCTTTGGATATGTTTCTTGAAGAACGTGTTGCTCAGCTCAAGACCTTACTCATGACTCATTCACCCGAGGAATTAGGAGACAAAGCTTCGCTGGAAAAGCTTTTTAACGCCATGCAGTCAAGCTCAGAGTCTTTTGTGGATGTGGGGTTCATAGGCCAAGAGGGGCACCATCTCGCGTATGTGGGGCCATACAATCTCGAAAATGTGAACTACTCCGGTACAATGTGGTTTCAACAAACCCTACTTAAGGGCATTTACATCAGCAATGTATTTCTTGGTTATCGAAAGTTTCCTCACTTTGTCATCGCGGTCTCACAACTCGAGAATGGTAAAACATGGATACTCCGGGCCACCATCGATTCAGATGTATTCGACAGGTTAGTCCGTGCGGTGCAGGTGGGAAAACGGGGAGATGCCTTCCTTCTGGACAGTGAAAATCGTCTTCAAACTGCATCCAGGTTTCAGGGGAAAGTTCTTGGCCTTTCGTCTTTACCTCCGGCCATGCCGTTTCATGGCATTCATATCGATACGGCGATGGTGGACGGCTCTCCCATGTTCATAGGAACTGCTTGGCTTGAAAGTGTACGTTGGCGTCTGGTTATTCTCGAAGACCCGGCTGAAGAGATGTCGGCATTGTTCCGGACACGATCTTTGCTTTGGCTCGTGGGATTGGTTGGTATGCTCGTCATCGCGACTGGGGCGACGATCATGGCCAAATCCATCGTCAGTAAACTTATAGAGTCGGACAGCGAAAAAGCCGCACTTGATGCTTCGCTTATGCAGTCGAGTAAGATGGCTGCACTGGGCAAACTGGCCGCAGGCGTTGCTCACGAAATCAACAATCCTCTCGCTCTCATTCGCGAAGGTGCGGGCTGGCTTAAAGATCTCCTTGCCGAAGAATCGTCCGAGGCAATGCTCAACTATGAGGAGTTTGATCGAAGCTTGGATCTCATTGAACTTCACGTGGACCGCGCCCGCGATGTGACACATCGCATGCTCGGTTTCGGGAGGCGTATGGAGCCGGCACAAGAGCACGTGGACCTGAATTCCCTGGTTGACCAGACCATACGTTTTTTGCAGCAGGAAGCCATACATCGCAATATAGCTATTCATACTGATTTTGCCCAAGATTTGCCCCGCCTCACCACGGACCCCAACCAATTGCAGCAGGTTATTTTGAACATTGCGGACAATGCTCTGGATGCTGTGGGCCGTGATGGGGAAATTCATCTCAAAAGCGGTGTGCTGCCTTCGAATACGGAGATTTTTCTGGAAGTCAAAGATAGCGGTCCTGGGATGAGCAAGGCTGTTCTCGAACACCTTTTCGAACCGTTCTATACGACCAAGGTTGTGGGAGAAGGAACGGGACTTGGCTTGTCCATTTGCTTCACCATTATGGAAAAGCTCGGCGGACGTATAGAGGTCGACAGTACTGTAGGTCAGGGCTCTACGTTTACCCTCATCTTGCCACTGGCTAGACTGTAA
- a CDS encoding response regulator: MEDAIIVLVVDDEAYFLELFSNRFRRRGINVLTASSGQQALEVLDAERVNVVILDVLMPGMDGIETLKKIKKLHPHLEVIMLTGHGSVDMGLKGMRHGAYDYVMKPFQIDDLLVRIKQADERRKLNEIERSSQ, encoded by the coding sequence ATGGAAGACGCAATCATTGTTCTTGTCGTGGACGACGAAGCCTATTTTCTTGAACTCTTTTCAAACAGATTCCGTAGGCGAGGCATCAACGTTCTGACGGCTTCAAGCGGCCAACAGGCATTGGAAGTACTCGACGCCGAACGGGTAAATGTCGTGATACTCGACGTGCTTATGCCTGGCATGGACGGCATTGAAACTCTGAAAAAAATCAAGAAGCTCCACCCGCACCTGGAAGTCATCATGCTTACCGGCCACGGCTCTGTGGATATGGGCCTCAAAGGAATGCGTCATGGGGCCTACGATTACGTTATGAAGCCATTTCAGATCGACGACCTGTTGGTCCGCATCAAACAAGCGGACGAACGCCGTAAACTGAATGAAATCGAACGGAGCTCCCAGTGA
- a CDS encoding sensor histidine kinase: MTPAFWLCSAMLLVGIAFFAISKERRCAEEKKDIDDQIIHSQKMSVLGELSSGIAHEINTPLGIIGQETELLQMLANRSFNAGPDTTELLDRLEQIALQVERCGEITHQLLDFARKTGAIFQATNLSQVSEDMIRLVEREASYNNIIIQREFTEKECMVRTDPSLVRQVVLNLLQNAVQAVEEDGNVTVSTRNNGKWAEITVSDTGCGISSENLRRVFDPFFTTKPPGKGTGLGLSICMKIAQRLGGAIHVRSEQGRGTDFTLLLPATEMPGEAQESKTKTRL, encoded by the coding sequence GTGACTCCCGCGTTTTGGCTCTGTTCAGCAATGCTTTTGGTCGGGATCGCCTTTTTTGCGATAAGCAAGGAGCGACGCTGTGCAGAGGAAAAAAAAGATATCGACGACCAGATTATTCATTCTCAGAAGATGAGTGTACTCGGTGAACTCTCTTCTGGCATCGCCCATGAAATAAATACTCCTCTTGGTATTATCGGCCAAGAGACCGAGCTGCTGCAAATGCTTGCGAATCGCTCTTTTAATGCGGGACCGGACACAACCGAACTTCTCGACCGCCTGGAGCAAATCGCTCTGCAGGTGGAGCGTTGCGGTGAAATCACCCACCAACTGCTCGACTTTGCCCGAAAAACCGGTGCGATCTTTCAGGCAACAAATCTTTCACAGGTGAGCGAAGACATGATCCGTCTGGTGGAACGCGAAGCGAGCTACAACAACATAATCATTCAGCGCGAGTTCACAGAGAAGGAGTGTATGGTACGCACCGATCCCTCGCTTGTCCGTCAGGTTGTTCTCAATCTTCTTCAAAATGCGGTCCAGGCAGTAGAAGAAGATGGCAACGTTACAGTCTCTACACGGAACAACGGGAAATGGGCAGAAATCACGGTATCGGATACAGGCTGCGGCATCTCGTCTGAAAACTTGCGCCGGGTGTTCGACCCCTTTTTCACAACCAAGCCTCCGGGTAAAGGGACAGGGCTTGGGCTCTCAATCTGCATGAAAATCGCCCAACGATTAGGTGGGGCAATACATGTCCGAAGTGAACAGGGTAGAGGTACGGACTTTACCCTGTTGCTTCCGGCTACGGAAATGCCAGGGGAAGCGCAAGAGTCCAAGACGAAGACCAGACTGTAG
- a CDS encoding response regulator, which yields MKDKTTVLVVDDEERFASNMVRILTENGLVAKAANTGEHALNILANEEFDVVLLDVKMPGLSGVGTLERMNVMDLPSKVVILTGHASMDDAMALLDMGAVDYLIKPAKTSEVLKMIDHAKDLHDLHRESVTGSPRP from the coding sequence ATGAAAGACAAGACAACCGTACTCGTTGTAGACGACGAGGAACGTTTTGCCAGCAATATGGTCAGGATTCTCACGGAAAACGGTCTTGTGGCAAAAGCGGCGAATACGGGAGAACACGCTCTGAACATACTGGCAAACGAGGAGTTCGATGTAGTACTGCTCGATGTCAAAATGCCCGGCCTCTCGGGTGTAGGCACGTTGGAGCGCATGAACGTCATGGATCTGCCAAGTAAAGTGGTCATCCTCACAGGCCACGCTTCAATGGATGATGCCATGGCTCTGCTCGATATGGGTGCGGTGGACTATCTGATCAAGCCGGCGAAAACGAGTGAGGTATTGAAAATGATTGATCACGCCAAGGATCTGCATGACCTGCACCGGGAATCTGTTACCGGGAGTCCTCGTCCGTAG
- a CDS encoding sigma 54-interacting transcriptional regulator: MGTRLSNCTSIWGWFSNRSLKVKLILTLVPTVIIVVLITGYIHYKIGNQYTRIGLERSVRLQSMAMAHEIESCLDGYRRMLLGIAQGSLNENQLRDALERHSLAGDNPILELAYFPPDGDEFIFLVTDGGGIVRLSEVEVRNVRPSPFSYFPKIFALAPDESILLPVERVELPFAIKANKNHRLVDPLVQMATAVPDAHGGRGVLLLGFKAKLLRNILSLYNSTNSPIYAFPRSEEQRYSYMVDLDGWALFQSASVKAPNAALSTLLVRSGVEGSLGRPGLPGAFLPSKTDVTHWKMISELTEEKHNGFALDSTRGRENFSAVSFLSYAPVVFHGSPDQNTVVGGVAFVDRSQLTLVAGYRHLDMMIFVTLSTVVVLVLVVIVLSRVIARPIFGLSKAVQEIDLAHPDPIDICYPGYETSHLKEAVNSLIARLKEQHEANRQKDEEIRIASLQERVALETDLPTDGEKSGLLPEIIGAGPLIAQMKTDILKASRVDVDVLVIGETGTGKQLAAEAIHKHSTRKAKPFISINCGALDENLLLDTLFGHTKGAFTEAKTDRKGAFLEADGGTLFLDEIQATSLKGQQALLRAIAMRKIKPLGSDREMDVNVRLIAATNVDLLKQIEEKGFREDLYYRLRVLTIDVPPLRDHLESIPALTLYYLRQAEELVGKSGLGLSRGAMEKMTSYDWPGNIRELVNCITRAVIMVEGPVIQAQDIHLEDGAFPEPLPLSTLPIPLDRSATPTSEKDTSSPIPPLGPPPASQKSDEVRSVKSGPSGLGLNERQLKAHSYLIRSGSISRSEYQELIGGKLSARTAIYDLNDMVKKGLLSKVGSGPATRYELFPGHELAGGPTDEDSR, translated from the coding sequence ATGGGTACACGTCTTTCCAATTGCACCAGCATTTGGGGTTGGTTTTCCAACCGCAGCCTCAAGGTCAAACTTATTTTGACTCTTGTTCCGACCGTCATCATCGTTGTACTCATCACCGGCTATATTCATTATAAAATAGGCAACCAATACACGCGTATCGGGCTTGAACGCAGTGTTCGACTTCAATCTATGGCCATGGCCCACGAAATCGAATCGTGCCTTGATGGCTATCGTCGAATGCTTTTGGGTATCGCCCAGGGCTCTCTTAACGAGAACCAACTCCGTGATGCCTTGGAGCGACATTCCCTGGCCGGTGACAATCCCATCCTGGAGTTGGCCTACTTTCCGCCTGACGGAGACGAATTTATTTTTCTCGTGACTGATGGAGGAGGGATTGTTCGACTTTCCGAGGTCGAGGTGCGCAATGTTCGGCCCTCTCCTTTTTCGTATTTTCCAAAAATTTTCGCTTTGGCTCCGGACGAGAGTATTCTTCTCCCTGTCGAGAGGGTAGAACTGCCCTTCGCCATAAAGGCCAACAAAAATCATCGCCTTGTGGACCCTCTGGTCCAAATGGCTACGGCCGTTCCGGACGCTCACGGCGGGCGAGGCGTGTTGTTGCTTGGATTCAAAGCTAAATTGTTGCGAAACATCCTTTCGCTCTACAATTCGACAAATTCACCTATCTACGCCTTTCCACGCAGTGAAGAACAGCGCTACTCATATATGGTTGATCTGGACGGATGGGCACTTTTTCAATCTGCTTCTGTAAAAGCTCCGAATGCGGCGTTATCCACGCTTCTGGTTCGGAGTGGAGTCGAAGGCAGCCTCGGGAGGCCTGGACTGCCCGGTGCTTTTCTCCCCTCCAAGACGGATGTCACACATTGGAAAATGATCTCCGAGTTAACAGAGGAGAAACACAACGGCTTCGCTTTGGACTCCACAAGAGGGAGAGAAAACTTCAGCGCCGTATCCTTTCTGTCCTACGCCCCTGTTGTCTTTCATGGCAGTCCGGATCAGAATACCGTTGTAGGCGGTGTGGCCTTTGTGGATCGTAGCCAGTTGACTCTGGTCGCGGGCTATCGTCATCTGGACATGATGATTTTTGTAACACTGTCCACAGTCGTCGTTCTTGTTCTCGTCGTTATTGTGCTTTCTCGAGTCATTGCTCGGCCAATATTCGGTTTGTCCAAAGCGGTACAGGAGATCGATTTGGCGCATCCTGACCCCATCGACATCTGTTACCCCGGATATGAAACCAGTCATCTTAAAGAGGCCGTGAATAGCCTTATTGCTCGCCTTAAGGAGCAGCACGAAGCCAACAGGCAAAAAGATGAAGAAATTCGTATAGCGAGCCTCCAAGAACGCGTAGCGCTCGAAACAGATCTCCCCACGGATGGAGAAAAATCGGGACTTCTGCCTGAAATCATAGGAGCCGGACCTCTCATTGCCCAGATGAAGACGGATATTCTCAAGGCATCCCGCGTGGATGTGGATGTGCTGGTTATCGGCGAAACCGGCACGGGAAAGCAGCTTGCAGCCGAAGCCATCCATAAACACAGTACTCGCAAGGCAAAGCCTTTTATCTCCATCAACTGCGGAGCGTTGGACGAAAATTTGCTTTTAGATACGCTCTTTGGTCATACGAAGGGAGCCTTTACCGAGGCTAAAACTGACCGTAAAGGTGCGTTTTTGGAGGCAGACGGAGGAACGCTCTTTCTCGACGAGATTCAAGCCACTTCCCTGAAGGGGCAACAGGCGCTTTTACGAGCCATTGCCATGCGCAAGATTAAACCCTTGGGAAGCGATAGAGAGATGGATGTCAACGTCCGTCTTATCGCCGCTACAAATGTAGACCTGCTCAAACAGATTGAAGAAAAGGGATTTCGGGAAGATCTTTATTACCGATTGCGGGTATTAACTATCGATGTACCGCCTCTACGCGATCATCTGGAATCCATTCCCGCGCTGACGCTGTATTATCTTCGCCAGGCCGAGGAATTGGTTGGTAAGTCGGGCCTTGGGCTCTCACGTGGAGCCATGGAAAAGATGACTTCCTATGACTGGCCCGGTAATATCCGGGAATTGGTCAACTGTATTACCAGGGCGGTCATTATGGTTGAGGGGCCGGTCATTCAGGCCCAGGATATCCATCTTGAGGACGGAGCCTTTCCTGAACCCTTGCCGCTTTCGACCTTGCCCATTCCGCTTGATCGATCCGCGACGCCAACTTCCGAAAAAGATACATCTTCACCGATTCCCCCCCTGGGACCGCCACCAGCTTCACAGAAGTCTGACGAGGTTCGTTCCGTGAAAAGCGGTCCCTCCGGATTGGGGCTCAATGAACGACAGCTCAAAGCCCATAGCTATTTGATTCGTTCCGGGAGCATATCGCGCAGTGAATACCAGGAGCTTATCGGTGGTAAACTTTCGGCGCGCACGGCCATCTACGATCTCAATGACATGGTCAAGAAAGGTCTTCTGTCCAAGGTTGGAAGTGGACCAGCCACGCGGTATGAACTGTTTCCAGGCCACGAGCTGGCCGGAGGGCCTACGGACGAGGACTCCCGGTAA
- a CDS encoding response regulator: MNKSISVLLVDDEPGLLDFLSKRLRLRGFNVDIASGGREALKSINLKQPDVVVLDMLMPEMDGLTTLKEIRSHFPEVEVLLLTAHASTESALRGMELGAYDYLLKPVVFEELIGLIEDASGTRGIPEEKTDRSPVFPHK; this comes from the coding sequence ATGAACAAGTCCATTTCCGTCCTTTTAGTGGACGACGAGCCGGGACTGCTCGATTTTCTCTCCAAACGATTACGCCTGCGCGGGTTCAACGTGGATATAGCCTCGGGCGGCCGCGAAGCACTTAAAAGCATAAATCTTAAACAACCCGATGTTGTCGTACTCGATATGCTCATGCCGGAAATGGACGGTCTGACAACGCTGAAGGAGATCCGTAGCCATTTCCCTGAAGTCGAAGTGCTGTTGCTCACAGCCCATGCCTCGACGGAATCGGCACTCCGAGGAATGGAACTCGGAGCCTATGACTATTTGCTTAAACCCGTGGTGTTCGAAGAATTGATAGGTCTGATCGAAGATGCCTCTGGTACGCGAGGTATCCCAGAAGAAAAAACAGATCGTAGCCCGGTCTTCCCACATAAGTGA